A genomic region of Stegostoma tigrinum isolate sSteTig4 chromosome 13, sSteTig4.hap1, whole genome shotgun sequence contains the following coding sequences:
- the LOC125458102 gene encoding protocadherin gamma-A1-like isoform X2: MNMIMATILMSRVSIIFLLCISNLVSEQLRYSIPEEMERGTFVGHFAEDLGLKVWELPTRKILLLSDYSKQYMEVNVENGFLFVNERIDREQLCPKSPACSLSFQITLDDPLEIYPVEVEILDVNDNSPVFSKKEFYLQINELNAPGTRFPLESARDLDVGTNTINTYQISPNEHFGIKVQTRRGGSKNAELILKTHLDREQQAMFTLVLTAIDGGIPHRSGTARIIINIMDGNDNPPIFDHETYRTSALENMANGSLVLKVHAVDLDEGTNAEVTYSFTNHVSQNIREMFKLDPVTGEIRVRGVLDFEETNVYEFDVQAMNSAPPELSALANVVIDVVDTNDNSPELQITMLSSAVPEDTSSGLGIALISVTDRDSGEYGEVQCQIPESIPFKIERSLKDNYKLVTNGILDHEISPLYNISVSAWDGGFPPLSVSRFIVISVIDVNDNAPKFTQSSYNVYLTENNTPAASIFAVSATDADLNQNAAISYSIIDDQQQEEMLSSAYITINSKNGNVYALHSFDYEQQKHFRLKVQAQDAGSPPLSSTALVNVIILDQNDNAPIIVTPLTWNNAATVEVIPHSTYPGYMVIKVIATDEDSGQNARLSYELLESTDPSLFTVGLLSGEIRATRTFSEQDMLALRVVVCVKDNGQPSLSSTATISFTITSNVTEKSFEQRDEPRRSDHFSAYPELVHYYPLQIFEERLRWPLT; encoded by the exons ATGAATATGATAATGGCGACTATACTGATGAGCCGGGTGTCTATTATTTTTTTGCTGTGTATATCCAACCTGGTTTCCGAACAACTTCGCTACTCGATTCCCGAGGAAATGGAACGTGGAACCTTTGTTGGCCACTTTGCTGAAGATCTAGGATTAAAGGTTTGGGAATTACCGACTCGCAAAATTCTGCTGCTTTCTGATTACTCAAAGCAATACATGGAGGTAAATGTGGAAAATGGCTTCTTGTTTGTTAATGAAAGAATCGACAGAGAGCAGCTTTGCCCCAAATCCCCTGCATGTTCTCTATCTTTCCAAATCACGCTCGATGATCCTTTAGAAATATATCCCGTTGAAGTGGAGATACTAGATGTAAATGACAATTCGCCCGTCTTTTCGAAGAAGGAATTCTATTTGCAAATCAATGAGTTAAATGCGCCGGGCACTCGCTTCCCTCTCGAGAGCGCGCGTGATTTGGATGTGGGCACCAACACGATCAACACTTATCAGATCAGTCCGAACGAGCACTTCGGTATTAAAGTGCAGACAAGAAGAGGTGGAAGTAAAAACGCCGAGCTGATATTAAAGACGCATTTGGACCGTGAACAACAGGCAATGTTCACTCTTGTACTGACGGCTATCGACGGTGGGATTCCGCACAGGTCTGGCACGGCGCGGATCATTATTAACATCATGGACGGAAATGATAACCCGCCTATATTTGATCATGAAACCTACAGGACGTCTGCACTAGAAAACATGGCGAATGGCTCTTTGGTGTTAAAAGTTCATGCTGTTGATCTGGACGAAGGGACAAACGCTGAGGTAACATATTCTTTCACAAATCATGTTTCCCAGAACATTCGAGAGATGTTCAAATTGGACCCTGTGACTGGAGAGATCAGAGTTCGAGGAGTGCTCGATTTTGAAGAAACAAATGTTTATGAATTTGACGTCCAAGCAATGAACTCAGCTCCACCTGAATTATCAGCTCTTGCAAATGTTGTCATTGATGTAGTTGACACGAACGACAATAGCCCTGAGTTGCAAATAACAATGCTATCCAGTGCTGTGCCGGAAGATACTTCTTCGGGGCTTGGTATAGCACTCATCAGCGTAACGGATCGCGATTCTGGCGAATATGGTGAAGTTCAGTGTCAGATCCCGGAGAGCATTCCGTTCAAGATCGAAAGATCTTTGAAGGACAACTACAAGTTGGTAACCAATGGCATTCTGGATCATGAAATATCTCCGCTATACAACATCTCCGTTTCAGCCTGGGACGGTGGATTTCCTCCACTTTCAGTAAGTAGATTCATTGTGATTTCAGTAATTGATGTCAATGATAATGCGCCAAAATTTACACAATCGTCATATAACGTGTATCTGACGGAGAACAATACACCCGCTGCTTCCATATTTGCTGTGAGTGCAACGGATGCTGATTTGAATCAGAATGCGGCAATATCTTATTCTATTATCGATGATCAACAGCAAGAAGAAATGCTTTCTTCTGCCTACATCACGATCAACTCTAAAAATGGGAACGTTTACGCGCTGCACTCCTTTGACTACGAGCAACAGAAACATTTCCGGTTGAAAGTCCAAGCTCAAGATGCTGGATCGCCTCCACTGAGTAGCACTGCCCTTGTAAATGTAATTATCCTGGATCAAAATGACAATGCACCCATTATTGTTACACCTTTAACATGGAACAACGCAGCGACTGTGGAAGTTATACCCCATTCAACATATCCAGGATATATGGTCATCAAGGTAATTGCCACTGATGAAGACTCTGGCCAGAACGCAAGGCTTTCCTACGAATTACTGGAATCTACGGATCCTAGTCTCTTTACTGTTGGACTTCTCTCCGGAGAAATCAGAGCAACGCGAACATTTAGTGAACAAGATATGCTTGCTCTCCGCGTGGTCGTCTGTGTGAAGGACAACGGACAGCCAAGCCTTTCCAGCACCGCCACAATATCCTTTACCATAACGTCCAATGTTACTGAGAAATCATTTGAACAACGAGATGAACCCAGACGTTCGGATCATTTTTCAG CATATCCGGAACTAGTTCATTATTACCCACTTCAAATCTTCGAAGAACGTTTGCGCTGGCCTCTAACTTAG
- the LOC125458102 gene encoding protocadherin-10-like isoform X1, whose product MNMIMATILMSRVSIIFLLCISNLVSEQLRYSIPEEMERGTFVGHFAEDLGLKVWELPTRKILLLSDYSKQYMEVNVENGFLFVNERIDREQLCPKSPACSLSFQITLDDPLEIYPVEVEILDVNDNSPVFSKKEFYLQINELNAPGTRFPLESARDLDVGTNTINTYQISPNEHFGIKVQTRRGGSKNAELILKTHLDREQQAMFTLVLTAIDGGIPHRSGTARIIINIMDGNDNPPIFDHETYRTSALENMANGSLVLKVHAVDLDEGTNAEVTYSFTNHVSQNIREMFKLDPVTGEIRVRGVLDFEETNVYEFDVQAMNSAPPELSALANVVIDVVDTNDNSPELQITMLSSAVPEDTSSGLGIALISVTDRDSGEYGEVQCQIPESIPFKIERSLKDNYKLVTNGILDHEISPLYNISVSAWDGGFPPLSVSRFIVISVIDVNDNAPKFTQSSYNVYLTENNTPAASIFAVSATDADLNQNAAISYSIIDDQQQEEMLSSAYITINSKNGNVYALHSFDYEQQKHFRLKVQAQDAGSPPLSSTALVNVIILDQNDNAPIIVTPLTWNNAATVEVIPHSTYPGYMVIKVIATDEDSGQNARLSYELLESTDPSLFTVGLLSGEIRATRTFSEQDMLALRVVVCVKDNGQPSLSSTATISFTITSNVTEKSFEQRDEPRRSDHFSGLNSYLIIIFGSTSFLFLTIILFLLTLKCRQDRNTAADYGTAVCCCNGRNANDGFNRTPTGRDPLNYSGTVQTGSYHYSVCLSPESSKSDFLFLKPCNPTLPFNDLSVHDSNARN is encoded by the coding sequence ATGAATATGATAATGGCGACTATACTGATGAGCCGGGTGTCTATTATTTTTTTGCTGTGTATATCCAACCTGGTTTCCGAACAACTTCGCTACTCGATTCCCGAGGAAATGGAACGTGGAACCTTTGTTGGCCACTTTGCTGAAGATCTAGGATTAAAGGTTTGGGAATTACCGACTCGCAAAATTCTGCTGCTTTCTGATTACTCAAAGCAATACATGGAGGTAAATGTGGAAAATGGCTTCTTGTTTGTTAATGAAAGAATCGACAGAGAGCAGCTTTGCCCCAAATCCCCTGCATGTTCTCTATCTTTCCAAATCACGCTCGATGATCCTTTAGAAATATATCCCGTTGAAGTGGAGATACTAGATGTAAATGACAATTCGCCCGTCTTTTCGAAGAAGGAATTCTATTTGCAAATCAATGAGTTAAATGCGCCGGGCACTCGCTTCCCTCTCGAGAGCGCGCGTGATTTGGATGTGGGCACCAACACGATCAACACTTATCAGATCAGTCCGAACGAGCACTTCGGTATTAAAGTGCAGACAAGAAGAGGTGGAAGTAAAAACGCCGAGCTGATATTAAAGACGCATTTGGACCGTGAACAACAGGCAATGTTCACTCTTGTACTGACGGCTATCGACGGTGGGATTCCGCACAGGTCTGGCACGGCGCGGATCATTATTAACATCATGGACGGAAATGATAACCCGCCTATATTTGATCATGAAACCTACAGGACGTCTGCACTAGAAAACATGGCGAATGGCTCTTTGGTGTTAAAAGTTCATGCTGTTGATCTGGACGAAGGGACAAACGCTGAGGTAACATATTCTTTCACAAATCATGTTTCCCAGAACATTCGAGAGATGTTCAAATTGGACCCTGTGACTGGAGAGATCAGAGTTCGAGGAGTGCTCGATTTTGAAGAAACAAATGTTTATGAATTTGACGTCCAAGCAATGAACTCAGCTCCACCTGAATTATCAGCTCTTGCAAATGTTGTCATTGATGTAGTTGACACGAACGACAATAGCCCTGAGTTGCAAATAACAATGCTATCCAGTGCTGTGCCGGAAGATACTTCTTCGGGGCTTGGTATAGCACTCATCAGCGTAACGGATCGCGATTCTGGCGAATATGGTGAAGTTCAGTGTCAGATCCCGGAGAGCATTCCGTTCAAGATCGAAAGATCTTTGAAGGACAACTACAAGTTGGTAACCAATGGCATTCTGGATCATGAAATATCTCCGCTATACAACATCTCCGTTTCAGCCTGGGACGGTGGATTTCCTCCACTTTCAGTAAGTAGATTCATTGTGATTTCAGTAATTGATGTCAATGATAATGCGCCAAAATTTACACAATCGTCATATAACGTGTATCTGACGGAGAACAATACACCCGCTGCTTCCATATTTGCTGTGAGTGCAACGGATGCTGATTTGAATCAGAATGCGGCAATATCTTATTCTATTATCGATGATCAACAGCAAGAAGAAATGCTTTCTTCTGCCTACATCACGATCAACTCTAAAAATGGGAACGTTTACGCGCTGCACTCCTTTGACTACGAGCAACAGAAACATTTCCGGTTGAAAGTCCAAGCTCAAGATGCTGGATCGCCTCCACTGAGTAGCACTGCCCTTGTAAATGTAATTATCCTGGATCAAAATGACAATGCACCCATTATTGTTACACCTTTAACATGGAACAACGCAGCGACTGTGGAAGTTATACCCCATTCAACATATCCAGGATATATGGTCATCAAGGTAATTGCCACTGATGAAGACTCTGGCCAGAACGCAAGGCTTTCCTACGAATTACTGGAATCTACGGATCCTAGTCTCTTTACTGTTGGACTTCTCTCCGGAGAAATCAGAGCAACGCGAACATTTAGTGAACAAGATATGCTTGCTCTCCGCGTGGTCGTCTGTGTGAAGGACAACGGACAGCCAAGCCTTTCCAGCACCGCCACAATATCCTTTACCATAACGTCCAATGTTACTGAGAAATCATTTGAACAACGAGATGAACCCAGACGTTCGGATCATTTTTCAGGTTTAAATAGTTATTTAATCATCATTTTTGGATCCACTTCCTTTTTGTTTCTCACAATAATATTATTTTTGCTAACCTTGAAGTGCAGACAAGATAGAAATACTGCTGCAGACTATGGCACTGCAGTTTGTTGTTGTAATGGGAGGAATGCGAATGATGGCTTTAATCGTACACCAACAGGAAGGGATCCTTTGAATTATAGCGGGACCGTTCAGACCGGAAGTTATCATTACAGTGTGTGCCTGTCACCAGAATCATCGAAGAGtgactttctgtttttaaaaccCTGTAATCCCACGTTGCCTTTCAACGATCTGAGTGTTCATGACAGCAATGCTAGAAACTAA